A genomic stretch from Sander vitreus isolate 19-12246 chromosome 17, sanVit1, whole genome shotgun sequence includes:
- the LOC144532638 gene encoding early growth response protein 2b-like: MSAKVAEEVSVSLSRTVDNSPKDVYTAEGAMVVFKEEAVEHEGNPGENESGDLLFQGRGAAELCLHGDLTEYGATLRTHPVAFTGKFSVDSRGAGGPWTPEDFIDVIRADIGTPGPDAVSESCSASLDIYAQGGGDAGEGSMAHSQPDISHMYAPPHPHPPPHPYTHPAPSYSCSGDMYPDQSAGGYLATSTCAVTYHAPPSYNPAPKPTVDGAALLSIMPEYGGFYQQSCQRDIHAALIPERKSLPYPLDSLRVPPPLTPLNTIRNFTLGAPTSAADGPMSAAFPSHQSLPLRPILRPRKYPNRPSKTPVHQRPYPCPAEGCDRRFSRSDELSRHLRIHTGHKPFQCRICMRNFSRSDHLTTHIRTHTGEKPFSCEQCGRKFARSDERRRHMKIHLRQKEKRSSAS, encoded by the exons ATGTCTGCTAAAGTAGCGGAGGAagtgtcagtgtctctcagcagaACTGTGGATAATAGTCCTAAAGATGTGTACACGGCGGAGGGGGCGatggttgtttttaaagaagAGGCTGTTGAGCATGAAGGGAACCCCGGGGAGAATGAAAGCG gTGATCTTCTGTTCCAGGGGAGAGGCGCAGCTGAGCTCTGTCTCCACGGCGACTTGACAGAGTACGGCGCAACTTTACGCACGCACCCCGTGGCGTTTACGGGCAAGTTCTCGGTGGACTCCAGAGGCGCGGGAGGACCGTGGACACCAGAGGACTTCATCGACGTGATCAGGGCTGACATTGGCACCCCTGGGCCCGACGCAGTGTCTGAATCGTGTTCAGCGTCGCTGGATATTTACGCACAAGGAGGAGGAGACGCGGGGGAAGGAAGCATGGCGCACAGCCAGCCGGACATCAGCCACATGTACGCGCCCcctcacccccacccccccccccacccttacACTCACCCGGCCCCTTCCTACTCCTGCAGCGGGGACATGTACCCGGACCAGTCCGCAGGGGGGTATCTAGCCACATCCACCTGCGCAGTGACCTACCATGCGCCTCCATCCTACAACCCGGCGCCCAAACCAACTGTAGACGGCGCCGCGCTGCTCTCCATCATGCCCGAGTACGGGGGCTTCTACCAGCAGAGCTGCCAGAGAGACATCCACGCGGCTTTAATCCCGGAGAGGAAATCCCTCCCGTACCCGCTGGACTCCCTCAGGGTGCCTCCGCCTCTCACTCCTCTCAACACCATCAGGAACTTTACGCTCGGCGCGCCCACGTCTGCCGCGGATGGCCCCATGTCTGCGGCTTTCCCCAGCCACCAGAGCCTCCCTCTCAGGCCCATCCTGAGACCGAGGAAGTACCCAAACCGGCCGAGCAAGACGCCCGTGCACCAGAGGCCGTACCCGTGCCCGGCCGAGGGCTGCGACCGCAGGTTCTCCCGGTCGGACGAGCTGAGCCGACACCTGCGCATCCACACCGGGCACAAACCGTTCCAGTGCCGCATCTGCATGAGGAACTTCAGCCGCAGCGACCACCTCACCACGCACATCCGCACGCACACCGGGGAGAAGCCGTTCTCCTGCGAGCAGTGCGGGAGGAAGTTCGCCCGGAGCGACGAGAGGAGGAGGCACATGAAGATTCACCTCCGGCAGAAAGAGAAAAGGTCCTCCGCGTCCTAA